In one window of Denticeps clupeoides chromosome 2, fDenClu1.1, whole genome shotgun sequence DNA:
- the LOC114769169 gene encoding zona pellucida sperm-binding protein 3-like — MPPVPASPPFVPGMPPVPASPPFVPGMPPVPASPPFVPGMPPVPASPPFVPGMPPVPASPPFVPGMPPVPASPPFVPGMPPVPASPPFVPGMPPVPASPPFVPGMPPVPASPPFVPGMPPVPARPPFVPGMPPVPARPPFVPGMPPVPARPPFVPGMPPVPARPPFVPGMPPVPARPPFVPGMPPFPASPPFVPGMPPVPANPPFVPQVPARPPFVPGMPQVPASPPIAPLPQGTGGQLQDPGSVQQQLLGPVKELTWKFPQMPVEPTSPPVQFQLREPVSVSSVAATCDENMVHVQVKKDLFGSGDLIQASDITLGGCGVTGEDSVAQLLYFQSYLQSCGSQVVMTNDTLVYSFSLTYVPTAISHTSAPIVRTSGAVIGIECHYLRLHNVSSNALQPAWIPYAATKIAEELLVFSLKLMTDDWQFERPSNIYYMGDLINFEASVKQYNHVPLRVFVDTCVVTAVPDAAAAPSYLFIQNHGCLVDSKLTGSSSRFLPRTQDFKLQFQLEAFRFQQGDTGSLFFTCLLKATAAASPTDAEHKACSFVGQKWAGAGGEDQLCSCCDGTCGSRKARDLTSVFDSGWEKELLLGPVFIRD, encoded by the exons ATGCCTCCGGTTCCCGCCAGCCCCCCATTTGTCCCCGGGATGCCTCCGGTTCCCGCCAGCCCCCCATTTGTCCCCGGGATGCCTCCGGTTCCCGCCAGCCCCCCATTTGTCCCCGGGATGCCTCCGGTTCCCGCCAGCCCCCCATTTGTCCCCGGGATGCCTCCGGTTCCCGCCAGCCCCCCATTTGTCCCCGGGATGCCCCCGGTTCCCGCCAGCCCCCCATTTGTCCCCGGGATGCCCCCGGTTCCCGCCAGCCCCCCATTTGTCCCCGGGATGCCCCCGGTTCCCGCCAGCCCCCCTTTTGTCCCCGGGATGCCCCCGGTTCCCGCCAGCCCCCCTTTTGTCCCCGGGATGCCCCCGGTGCCCGCCCGTCCCCCTTTTGTCCCCGGGATGCCCCCGGTGCCCGCCCGTCCCCCTTTTGTCCCCGGGATGCCCCCGGTGCCCGCCCGTCCCCCTTTTGTCCCCGGGATGCCCCCGGTGCCCGCCCGTCCCCCTTTTGTCCCCGGGATGCCCCCGGTGCCCGCCCGTCCCCCTTTTGTCCCCGGGATGCCCCCGTTTCCTGCCAGCCCCCCATTTGTCCCCGGGATGCCCCCGGTTCCTGCCAACCCCCCATTTGTCCCCCAGGTACCCGCCCGTCCCCCTTTTGTCCCCGGGATGCCCCAGGTTCCTGCCAGTCCCCCAAttgctcctttgcctcagggAACTGGTGGGCAACTTCAAGATCCTGGaagtgttcagcagcagttgcttggtccagtaaaggagctgacctggaagtttcCTCAAATGCCAGTAGAACCCACATCACCCCCAGTGCAGtttcagctgagggagccggtatcaGTCAGCAGTGTTGCagctacctgtgacgagaatatggtgcacgtgcaggttaagaaggacctgtttggttctggagatCTCATCCAGGCATCAGACATCACGCTGGGAGGCTGTGGGGTtactggagaagattctgtggctcagctgctgtattttcagtcttatttgcagtcctgtggcagccaagtagtg atgaccaacgataccctggtttattccttttctctgaCTTACGTACCTACAGCCATTTCTCACACTTCTGCTCCAATAGTCAGAACCAGTGGTGCTGTAATTGggattgaatgccactatttgag GcttcacaatgtgagtagcaatgccctgcagcctgcctggatcccatatgctgctactaaaattgcagaggagctgctggtcTTCTCTCTCAAGCTCATGACTG atgactggcagtttgagaggccttccaacatctattacatgggagatctgatcaattttgaggcttctgtcaagcagtacaaccatgttcccctccgggtgtttgttgatacCTGTGTGGTCACCGCTGTCCCTGATGCAGCGGCTGCTCCCAGttatctcttcattcagaaccatgg GTGTCTGGTtgattccaagctcactggctcgTCATCTCGCTTCCTGCCccgtacacaggatttcaagctccagttccagctggaggctttcaggtttcagcagggcGACACGGGCTCT CTGTTCTTCACTTGTTTGCTGAAGGCAACAGCGGCGGCTTCCCCGACTGATGCggagcacaaggcctgttcttttgttggaCAAAA gtgggctggtgcgggtggagaggaccaactgtgtagctgctgtgatggtacttgtgggtccaggaaggcaagagatctgacctctgtctttG ACTCTGGATGGGAGAAAGAACTGTTGTTGGGACCAGTGTTCATCAGGgattga
- the chmp5b gene encoding charged multivesicular body protein 5, which produces MNRIFGRSKPKGPAPNLTDCISNVDTRAESIDKKVARLDAELVKYRDQMKKMKDGPSKNMVKQKAMRVLKQKRMYEGQRDQLTQQSFNMEQANYTIQTLKDTKTTVDAMKIGAKEMKKAYKNVKIDQIEDLQDQLEDMMEDANEVQEALSRSYGTPDIDEDDLEAELDALGDELLLDEDSSYLDEASTAPAIPEGLPGEKGTNRDGVLVDEFGLPQIPAT; this is translated from the exons ATGAACCGAATTTTCGGCCGTTCGAAGCCCAAGGGCCCGGCGCCGAACCTGACGGACTGCATAAGCAAC GTGGACACTCGTGCGGAGTCTATCGATAAGAAGGTCGCCAGGCTGGATGCGGAGCTGGTGAAATACAGAGATCAAATGAAGAAGATGAAGGATGGTCCCTCAAAA AACATGGTGAAGCAGAAGGCAATGCGCGTCCTCAAACAGAAGCGAAT GTACGAGGGGCAGCGAGATCAGCTGACGCAGCAGTCCTTCAACATGGAGCAGGCCAACTACACAATACAGACCCTTAAAGACACTAAAACCACT gtggaCGCTATGAAGATTGGAGCCAAAGAGATGAAGAAGGCCTATAAGAACGTGAAGATTGACCAGATTGag GACCTGCAGGATCAGTTGGAGGACATGATGGAAGACGCAAATGAAGTCCAGGAGGCCCTGAGCCGCAGTTACGGGACCCCAGATATCGATGAGGATGATCTTGAAGCAG AGCTGGATGCTCTGGGCGACGAGTTGCTGTTGGACGAGGACAGCTCTTACCTGGATGAAGCGTCTACCGCTCCGGCCATACCAGAGGGCTTACCCGGAGAAAAAGGAACCAACAGG GATGGAGTGCTGGTGGATGAGTTTGGCCTTCCTCAGATCCCTGCCACATAA
- the fastkd3 gene encoding FAST kinase domain-containing protein 3, mitochondrial, with amino-acid sequence MALKVLRRVLLLRTRLHSSVLVSWPRLLTAQPTGGGVCLWTFSGRRSLQQGSLQTRRSTSEAKMGVCTAIREPPFAARPRRDSLLDGVVCLSMLQQPSLGEERAFHQRLSACASSRQVLRLLRSLSPPLSDSMAAAVLHRLADLEQDGMGGLQDPEVLSDPALRAVCQQLEQESRRLSNAALVSVLLGCTRLYLDPWSRLMVRLVSESQERLDGVGLGVGELCVLARALLALEGPDCAMLVQVVEQLQRGDPSLWSLTELTGVYGALGAGVARGGRYQNLLNTMHTHALPAAARLEPAAVSDILGALVALDQSQALPLVIALCKQAVRHVPVFTDAQLVAVLSALMHFGHSDHFLVQALERHVPKTAFTASPEMVTKVAQYFSRRAVWSPAVFDAVAESFVYRADEYSTDQAARQLAALGTLGYVPPNAGQLFRKVEVVLHARFSQFQPWTLLELLHACTLLQRFPLNFVSRVFSPYFLQQLQEQGRGSDRVVLAQLTQLYMTVKLECPSYNGPRLLPKYRVKSFLMAGQSLETQVDPQLYNSVKSGLVDLLGARSYFASKVLTPYCYTLDVEIKLDEEGYVLPANHVDDVYKRIAVCVDGPKRFAVNERRLLGREAMKQRHLMLLGYEVVQIPHYEFEELKGRTETVEYLHKKIFPLSYRLSW; translated from the exons ATGGCTCTGAAGGTTCTCAGGAGGGTTCTGCTGCTCAGGACTCGTCTACACTCCTCTGTCCTTGTGTCTTGGCCTCGCCTCCTGACCGCTCAGCCCACCggggggggtgtgtgtttgtggacatTCTCTGGCCGGCGCTCCCTGCAGCAGGGCAGCCTTCAGACCCGCCGGTCCACCTCCGAGGCCAAAATGGGCGTTTGCACGGCGATCCGTGAGCCCCCGTTTGCGGCCCGCCCACGCCGCGACTCGCTGCTGGACGGCGTGGTCTGTCTCTCCATGCTGCAGCAGCCCAGCCTGGGCGAGGAACGCGCCTTCCATCAGCGGCTCTCCGCCTGCGCCTCCTCCCGCCAGGTCCTGCGCCTCCTGCGTTCCTTGTCCCCGCCCCTGTCCGACAGCATGGCGGCTGCCGTGCTTCACAGACTGGCCGACCTGGAGCAGGACGGCATGGGGGGGCTGCAAGACCCCGAGGTGCTGTCTGATCCTGCCCTGAGGGCCGTCTGTCAGCAGCTGGAGCAGGAAAGCAGACGACTGAGCAACGCTGCTCTGGTGTCCGTGTTGCTAGGCTGCACACGCCTCTATCTGGACCCGTGGAGTCGGCTGATGGTACGCCTGGTTTCCGAGAGCCAGGAGCGCCTGGACGGGGTGGGGCTCGGTGTGGGGGAGCTCTGTGTTTTGGCCCGGGCTCTTCTGGCGTTAGAGGGTCCAGACTGTGCCATGCTGGTCCAGGTCGTGGAGCAGCTCCAGCGCGGTGACCCTTCCCTGTGGAGCTTAACGGAGCTGACAGGCGTCTACGGCGCTCTGGGTGCGGGGGTGGCCAGGGGGGGGCGTTACCAGAACCTGCTGAACACCATGCACACCCACGCCCTTCCTGCAGCGGCGCGGCTGGAGCCTGCGGCCGTCAGTGATATACTGGGAGCTCTGGTGGCACTGGACCAGAGTCAGGCGCTGCCATTGGTCATTGCGCTGTGCAAGCAGGCGGTGCGACACGTCCCCGTTTTCACGGACGCCCAGCTAGTAGCCGTCCTGTCTGCCCTAATGCATTTCGGCCACAGTGACCACTTCCTGGTCCAGGCACTGGAGAGGCACGTGCCCAAGACGGCCTTCACCGCGAGCCCGGAGATGGTGACCAAGGTGGCGCAGTACTTCAGCCGGCGCGCTGTGTGGTCGCCGGCTGTGTTTGACGCGGTGGCAGAGAGCTTCGTTTACCGTGCGGACGAGTACAGCACCGACCAAGCGGCACGGCAGCTGGCGGCGCTGGGGACGCTGGGATACGTGCCACCCAACGCCGGGCAGCTGTTCCGGAAGGTGGAAGTCGTGCTGCACGCCAGGTTCTCGCAGTTCCAGCCGTGGACACTGCTGGAGCTCCTGCATGCCTGCACCCTGCTGCAGAGGTTCCCGCTCAACTTCGTCTCCAGAGTCTTCAGCCCGTACTTCCTCCAGCAGCTTCAAG AGCAGGGTAGAGGGTCGGACCGGGTCGTCCTGGCTCAGCTCACTCAGCTCTACATGACCGTCAAGCTGGAATGCCCGTCCTACAAC GGGCCGAGGCTTTTACCGAAATACCGTGTGAAGTCCTTCCTGATGGCGGGTCAGTCTTTGGAAACCCAAGTGGACCCACAGCTTTATAACTCCGTAAAGAGCGGGCTGGTGGACTTGCTGGGGGCGAGGTCCTATTTCGCCTCGAAAGTCCTCACACCTTACTGCTACACACTAG ATGTGGAGATCAAGCTGGACGAGGAGGGATACGTGTTGCCGGCCAATCATGTCGATGACGTCTATAAAAG AATCGCCGTGTGTGTTGACGGGCCGAAGCGCTTTGCAGTAAATGAACGTCGGCTTCTTGGAAGAGAAGCGATGAAACAGAGACACCTGATGCTGCTGGGATATGAAGTGGTTCAG ATCCCCCATTACGAGTTTGAGGAGCTCAAAGGCAGAACGGAGACGGTTGAGTACCTCCACAAGAAGATCTTCCCTCTGAGCTACCGGCTCAGCTGGTGA